In Mytilus edulis chromosome 4, xbMytEdul2.2, whole genome shotgun sequence, the following proteins share a genomic window:
- the LOC139521478 gene encoding uncharacterized protein produces MSSANQEFRAVLPRRVKKSFNYRVFDQLGMQSDTLTAELEVGDELVHGATGGNDSMSKLDFEDLKDRLSIYMDSEESDTDEESKELMRKLKEVKKKEKVMKNKKRKMELRQEIEKRIKELEELELKGASKPKKEKSGKKVEQSKKGKIGKSKDTDKGKNKDKASVKDSKGELSNLNNKHLRKDTKTKKIVDKHMKQMLATESNSESDSSISSS; encoded by the coding sequence ATGAGTAGCGCTAACCAGGAATTCCGGGCAGTTTTACCCAGGCGTGTCAAGAAGAGTTTTAATTACAGAGTTTTCGACCAACTGGGAATGCAGTCCGATACACTTACCGCAGAATTAGAGGTTGGTGACGAGCTTGTGCACGGTGCGACTGGTGGAAATGACAGTATGTCAAAGTTGGATTTTGAAGATCTAAAAGATCGTCTTTCGATTTATATGGATTCCGAGGAGTCGGACACTGATGAGGAATCAAAAGAATTGATGAGGAAACTCAAGGAGGTTAAGAAGAAGGAGAAAGTAATGAAGAACAAGAAGAGAAAGATGGAATTGCGACAGGAAATAGAGAAGAGAATAAAGGAGTTGGAGGAGCTAGAGTTAAAAGGGGCTTCTAAGCCGAAGAAGGAGAAATCCGGCAAGAAGGTGGAACAGTCCAAGAAGGGCAAAATTGGTAAAAGCAAAGATACAGATAAAGGGAAAAATAAAGACAAAGCCTCAGTTAAAGATAGCAAAGGTGAACTTTCTAACTTAAATAATAAACATTTGAGAAAAGATACAAAGACTAAGAAAATTGTAGATAAACATATGAAGCAAATGCTAGCCACAGAGTCTAACTCAGAGTCTGATTCTTCTATAAGTAGTAGTTAA